The following are encoded together in the Juglans microcarpa x Juglans regia isolate MS1-56 chromosome 2D, Jm3101_v1.0, whole genome shotgun sequence genome:
- the LOC121249220 gene encoding protein FAR1-RELATED SEQUENCE 5-like — MLEPTSGCNDDEEVSEPTTMMVFKTKAELIEYYKKYGKQAGFGIMTQRSRMNQNGSVKYITLGCARGGKARNRSINLVKPCLTTKTECKARINAILVGELLRINTVENAHNHDLSPRKARSFRCNRAIDDSVKRQLDINNKAGIGMAKSFGALVVKAGGFDKLPSIEKDARNYIDNACYLRLGKGGLISSENTETFVCLFETWLKCMDGRAPKAIITDQDRAMKNAIEIVFPNTRYRYCLWHIMRKLSEKLGSHSQYNCGLKTALHKCVYDCQTLDELEASWEVVLNSYNLHDHVWLQSLYSERMYWIPVYLKDTFWTGMNTTQRSESMNAFFDRFLHSGTTLKEFVDQFDNALRKKVENEIATNFHSWNCTIPCITHLAVEKQIQELYTNSKFKEVQSQILRIIYSHCILIKTEGAISTCQVNDQLQVKDFIKRVTYQVYFNKDECGAKCMCDLFEMRGILCRHILAIFSVWDV; from the exons ATGTTAGAGCCAACGTCAGGCTGTAATGATGATGAGGAGGTTTCAGAGCCAACAACTATGATGGTTTTTAAAACTAAGGCGGAACTCATTGAGTACTATAAGAAATATGGGAAACAGGCTGGGTTTGGAATAATGACCCAACGAAGTAGAATGAATCAAAATGGGAGTGTTAAATACATAACACTTGGTTGTGCGCGTGGTGGGAAGGCAAGGAATCGTAGTATTAATCTCGTTAAACCATGTCTAACAACCAAGACTGAATGTAAGGCGAGAATTAATGCAATCTTGGTTGGTGAGTTGTTGCGCATAAATACTGTGGAAAATGCACACAACCATGACTTAAGTCCAAGAAAGGCAAGATCTTTTAGATGTAATCGAGCTATTGATGATTCTGTCAAGAGGCAACTAGACATTAACAACAAGGCAGGCATAGGTATGGCAAAAAGTTTTGGCGCATTGGTTGTTAAGGCTGGTGGATTCGATAAACTACCATCTATTGAGAAAGATGCAAGAAATTATATTGACAATGCCTGTTACCTTAGACTTGGCAAAGGAG GTTTGATATCAAGTGAAAATACTGAAACATTTGTCTGCTTATTTGAAACTTGGTTGAAATGCATGGATGGGAGAGCACCAAAAGCTATCATCACTGATCAAGACAGGgccatgaaaaatgctattgaAATAGTTTTTCCAAACACCCGGTACAGATATTGTTTGTGGCATATTATGCGAAAACTATCCGAGAAGTTGGGTTCACATTCCCAATACAACTGTGGTTTGAAGACTGCCCTGCACAAATGTGTTTATGATTGTCAGACTCTCGACGAGTTAGAGGCTTCTTGGGAGGTGGTTCTTAATAGTTACAACTTGCACGACCATGTATGGCTTCAAAGTCTGTATAGTGAGCGAATGTATTGGATTCCTGTATATCTAAAAGATACATTTTGGACTGGGATGAACACAACTCAAAGGagtgaaagcatgaatgcattctTTGATAGATTTTTGCATTCGGGGACAACGTTGAAAGAGTTTGTTGATCAGTTTGACAATGCACTGAGGAAGAAAGTAGAGAATGAGATAGCAACAAACTTTCATTCATGGAACTGCACAATCCCGTGTATAACCCATTTAGCTGTGGAGAAGCAAATTCAAGAATTGTATACTAACTCTAAGTTTAAGGAAGTACAGTCCCAAATCCTAAGGATTATCTATTCACATTGTATTCTCATCAAGACAGAAGGGGCAATTTCGACATGTCAAGTTAATGACCAACTGCAAGTCAAGGACTTTATTAAGCGGGTTACATATCAAGTATACTTCAATAAGGATGAATGTGGGGCGAAGTGCATGTGTGACCTATTTGAGATGAGAGGCATTTTATGTAGGCATATTCTTGCAATTTTCTCAGTGTGGGATGTCTGA
- the LOC121248312 gene encoding serine/arginine-rich splicing factor RS40-like isoform X3, producing MEDERDADDAIRRLDRTEFGRKGRRLRVEWTKHERGIRRPGSSKRSSASAKPSKTLFVINFDTHYTRTRDLEKHFEPYGKLVSVRIRRNFAFVQYESQDDATKALDATNMSKLLDRVISVEYAVRDDDDDERRNGHSPDRFHDRSLDRGRDRRRSPSPYRRERGSPDYGRGSSPSRKERGSPDYGRDRSPSPYRRERGSPEYGRARSRSPQRERVGRDHRHGSSHSPYQTERVSADIGHGAGRSPYARERASADHGRGPSRSPYGREGACPDNGRDPSRSPYGRERASPENGRGPSRSPYGREKANPDSIHEVSPIPEPREDSPNYGGGPDTPVHERYQSRSPPTEE from the exons ATGGAGGACGAGAGAGATGCTGATGATGCTATTCGGAGACTTGACCGAACAGAATTTGGTCGAAAGGGACGCAGGCTTCGTGTTGAATGGACAAAA CATGAACGTGGCATTAGAAGGCCTGGAAGTTCCAAAAGATCTTCAGCTAGTGCGAAACCTTCAAAGACTTTGtttgttattaattttgataCACACTATACAAGGACTAGGGACTTGGAGAAGCACTTTGAACCATATGGAAAGTTAGTGAGTGTGAGGATTAGAAGGAACTTTGCATTTGTGCAGTATGAATCACAGGATGATGCCACAAAAGCATTGGATGCGACAAACATGAG CAAATTGCTGGATCGAGTTATATCAGTGGAATATGCAGTCcgggatgatgatgatgatgaacgGAGAAATGGGCATAGCCCTGATAGATTTCATGATAGGTCATTGGATAGAGGTCGTGATAGAAGGCGATCCCCTAGCCCATATCGAAGAGAGAGGGGTAGCCCTGATTATGGACGTGGTTCTAGTCCCTCTAGGAAAGAGAGAGGCAGCCCTGATTATGGGCGTGATCGCAGTCCAAGTCCCTATCGAAGAGAGAGGGGTAGTCCTGAGTATGGTCGTGCACGCAGTCGTAGTCCTCAAAGAGAGAGGGTTGGCCGTGATCATCGCCACGGTTCCAGCCATAGTCCCTACCAAACAGAAAGGGTGAGTGCTGATATTGGTCATGGCGCCGGTCGCAGTCCTTATGCAAGAGAGAGGGCAAGTGCTGACCATGGTCGTGGTCCTAGTCGCAGCCCTTATGGAAGAGAGGGGGCATGCCCTGACAATGGTCGTGACCCCAGCCGCAGTCCTTATGGGAGAGAGAGGGCTAGTCCTGAAAATGGTCGAGGTCCCAGCCGTAGTCCATATGGAAGAGAGAAGGCTAACCCTGACAGTATTCATGAAGTCAGCCCAATACCTGAACCTAGAGAGGATAGCCCCAATTATGGTGGTGGTCCAGATACCCCCGTGCATGAGAGATATCAAAG TCGATCACCACCAACAGAGGAGTGA
- the LOC121248312 gene encoding serine/arginine-rich splicing factor RS40-like isoform X2 — translation MKSGFAFIYMEDERDADDAIRRLDRTEFGRKGRRLRVEWTKHERGIRRPGSSKRSSASAKPSKTLFVINFDTHYTRTRDLEKHFEPYGKLVSVRIRRNFAFVQYESQDDATKALDATNMSKLLDRVISVEYAVRDDDDDERRNGHSPDRFHDRSLDRGRDRRRSPSPYRRERGSPDYGRGSSPSRKERGSPDYGRDRSPSPYRRERGSPEYGRARSRSPQRERVGRDHRHGSSHSPYQTERVSADIGHGAGRSPYARERASADHGRGPSRSPYGREGACPDNGRDPSRSPYGRERASPENGRGPSRSPYGREKANPDSIHEVSPIPEPREDSPNYGGGPDTPVHERYQSRSPPTEE, via the exons ATGAAGTCTG GATTTGCTTTTATTTATATGGAGGACGAGAGAGATGCTGATGATGCTATTCGGAGACTTGACCGAACAGAATTTGGTCGAAAGGGACGCAGGCTTCGTGTTGAATGGACAAAA CATGAACGTGGCATTAGAAGGCCTGGAAGTTCCAAAAGATCTTCAGCTAGTGCGAAACCTTCAAAGACTTTGtttgttattaattttgataCACACTATACAAGGACTAGGGACTTGGAGAAGCACTTTGAACCATATGGAAAGTTAGTGAGTGTGAGGATTAGAAGGAACTTTGCATTTGTGCAGTATGAATCACAGGATGATGCCACAAAAGCATTGGATGCGACAAACATGAG CAAATTGCTGGATCGAGTTATATCAGTGGAATATGCAGTCcgggatgatgatgatgatgaacgGAGAAATGGGCATAGCCCTGATAGATTTCATGATAGGTCATTGGATAGAGGTCGTGATAGAAGGCGATCCCCTAGCCCATATCGAAGAGAGAGGGGTAGCCCTGATTATGGACGTGGTTCTAGTCCCTCTAGGAAAGAGAGAGGCAGCCCTGATTATGGGCGTGATCGCAGTCCAAGTCCCTATCGAAGAGAGAGGGGTAGTCCTGAGTATGGTCGTGCACGCAGTCGTAGTCCTCAAAGAGAGAGGGTTGGCCGTGATCATCGCCACGGTTCCAGCCATAGTCCCTACCAAACAGAAAGGGTGAGTGCTGATATTGGTCATGGCGCCGGTCGCAGTCCTTATGCAAGAGAGAGGGCAAGTGCTGACCATGGTCGTGGTCCTAGTCGCAGCCCTTATGGAAGAGAGGGGGCATGCCCTGACAATGGTCGTGACCCCAGCCGCAGTCCTTATGGGAGAGAGAGGGCTAGTCCTGAAAATGGTCGAGGTCCCAGCCGTAGTCCATATGGAAGAGAGAAGGCTAACCCTGACAGTATTCATGAAGTCAGCCCAATACCTGAACCTAGAGAGGATAGCCCCAATTATGGTGGTGGTCCAGATACCCCCGTGCATGAGAGATATCAAAG TCGATCACCACCAACAGAGGAGTGA